AGGATATCCCGCTGGACGTCCGGCCGCAGATCGCCGCCGGGGAAGATCCGCGCGACCGCATTGTCGGCTTGGCCCGGGCCGTGCCCGAGCGGGGATACCTCTCCATCCTGGCGCCTTTCGATCCCCTGCCCTTGCGGCGGCTGCTGGGGGGGGCTGGCTTTTCCAGCCATGCGCGGCGCGAGGCGCCGGGGCGTTGGCGGGTGGTCTTCCATCGCGACGGGGGCGGGATGTCGCCCTCTCATCCGGTGGCGCCCCTGGACATGGCCGTGCTGGATCTGCGGAGGATGGAGGCGCCGGGCCCCCTGGTCGCCATCTTGTCGCGCATCGATAGCGGGCAGGGACGGGGCGGGCCGTTCGAAGTCCTGCTGGCCCGCGACCCCATCTTCCTTTACCCCGAATTGGCGGAGCGTGGCTGGCAGGCCGAAGCCCTGCCGGCGTCCGATGGCGGGGTACGGCTGCGTCTATCGAAGGCAGAAGGCGCATGAGCTTTCCCGGCGCCATCCTGATGGGAGCCCAGAAGCGGTTGCTGCCTGTCTCCGTGCCCTATCGGTTTTTCCTGGGGGCGGCGGCCGGCCATGTGCTGGCTTGGCTGCTGCTCGCCCTGGCGGCCGACCAGGTGCCCGGCTACGGCGGCGGTCCAGGGCCGGTGCTGGCGGTGGTCCACGCCCTGACCCTGGGGGTGTTCGCCGCCACCGCCATGGGCGCCTCCTTCCAGATGTTGCCGGTGGCGACGGGACAGGAATTGGTCGCTCTCTGGCCCTGTCGGCTGGCTTTCTGGCTGCTGTTTCCCGGCGCCCTCGTGCTGCTGGCCGGCTTCCATCTCGGCAAGCCGGGCGTCATGGCGATCGGCGCCGGGACGGTCAGTCTGGCTTTTCTGCCGTTCGCCTGGGTGGTGGGCGACCTGTTATGGAAAACGCGGGGCATCCTCCTTGTCCTGCGGTTCCACGCCTGGACGGCGCTTGCCGCCCTGGGCGGCCTGGCGCTGCTGGGGCTGGCCCTGATCGCCGACTACGACCATGGCTTCCTGCCCGACCGCTCGTCGGCGGGACTGGCCCACCTGATCCTGGCGGTCTTCGGCTTCATGGGGTTCCTCGCCTTCGGCTACAGTCACATCCTGGTGCCCATGTTCGCCTTGTCTCCGGCTTCCGATCCGGGCCGGGCCAAGCTGGGCTACGGTCTGGCCCTGGCCGCCCTGCTGGCGGGCGTGTCCGGAGCCCTTTCCGGCATTTCGGTCCTACTGGTCGGGGCGGCCATCCTTGGCCTGGCGGCGACCGGAGTGCACCTGCACCAGATGCGTCTCAGCCTGAAGACCGGCATGCGCAAGAACCTGGGCCTGTCCTTCGTCCTGGTGAAAACCGCCTGGGGCCTGCTGCCCCTGACCTTAACCGTCGGGGGGCTGGCGGCGGCTGGCGGCGGCGGCGGGCGGATGGTCGCGCTGTTCGGCTTTTTGGCGCTATTCGGCTGGCTGCTGACCTTCCTGACCGGCATCCTCCAACGGATCGTCCCTTTCCTGGCTTCCATGAACGCCGGCAAGGGCAAGGGCGGACGCACGCCCAGGCTTTCGGAATTGGCGGCGGAAGGTCCCCTGAAGGTCCACGCCGCCTGCCATTTCGCCGCCCTGGCGCTGGGGGCGGTGGGGATCGGCGGCGGCTGGCCGGCCGTCATCCAGGGCGCCGCCTCGATCGGCCTGGCCGGGGCGGCCGCCTTTTTCTGGTTCGTGGCGGACGTCTACCGGCGCCTGCTGCGCTCGCGCGCGCAACAACAACACCAAGCAACGGAAACCGAAACCGATGTTCTACCTCCGACTGCCCATCCTGCAGACCCTGCATGAGGAACACATGTCCGTCCTGGCGCTGCTCGAGCGCCTGGAAACCTATCTCGGCAAGCGCGACGCCGGCTCCCCGCCGTCGGCCGGCGACGGCGAGACGGCGGCCCTGCTGGGCGACCTGGTCGCCAGCATGGAGGGCGAGATATCCCATCACTATTCCTTCGAGGAGCAGCACCTGTTCCCGCGCTTCATGGAATTGGCCGGGCCCGGCATCCCGATGATGCTGAAGGACGAGCACGACTCGATCCGCCCGGTGGCCAAGCGCCTGGCCGACCTGGGCCGCGCCGCCCAGGCGGGCGCGTTCGACGCGGCGACCTGGAAGGAATTCCACGAACTGGGCCTGGAAATGGTCGAACGCGAGGTCTTCCACGTCCAGAAGGAGGAAATGGGCTTCCTGCCGGCCCTGGACCAGATGCTTCCTCCCGATGCCGGCCCGGCCCTGGCCGATGCCTACGCCGCCCTGAAGAAGGGGTGAGCGGCGCAACCCCTTGAACTTCCGGTCCCGGAGCCCCAGACTCCGGGAAATCGGATTGCTTGTCGGAAGCATTTGGGCCGGAAGGTAAAATGGGGTATGGTGCCGCGGGAAGGAGTCGGGGGTGTCTGCCCGGTCGACCCTCTGCCGGATGTAACGGGGGATAGATTATGAGCGAAAAGAAATTCCGCCTGGTGACCCGCAGCGACTTCGACGGCTTGGCCTGTGCCGTGCTGTTGAAGGAACTCGACATGATCAACGAGATCAAGTTCGTCCATCCCAAGGACATGCAGGACGGCACGATCCTGATCTCGGATTCGGACATCACCACCAACCTGCCCTACGTCAAGGGCGTGCACTTGGCTTTCGACCATCACCTGAGCGAAACCATTCGCCTGGGCGAGAGGGCCGCGAATCACATCATCGAGGCGGAAGCCCCGTCGGCGGCCCGCGTGGTCTACAACTACTACGGCGGCAAGAAGGCCTTCCCCACGGTCTCCGACGCGATGATGGACGCGGTGGACAAGGGCGACTCGGCGCAGTTCAGCCGCGAGGAGATCCTCGACCCCCAGGGCTGGGTGCTGATGAACTTCCTGATGGACGCCCGCACCGGGCTCGGCCGCTTCAAGGAATTCCGCATCTCCAATTACCAGTTGATGATGCAGCTGATCGACTACTGCCGGAACCACGACATCGGCCAGATTCTGGCGCTGCCGGACGTCAAGGAACGCGTCGATCTCTACATGGAACACCGGGAACCCTTCCGCCGCCAGCTCGAACGCTGCGCCACGGTGCATGGCAACGTGGTGGTATTGGATTTGCGCAAGGAAGACACCATCTATGCCGGCAACCGGTTCATGATCTACGCCCTGCATCCGCAGACCAACATCTCGATCCATGCGCTTTGGGGGCTGAACAAGCTGAACACGGTGTTCGCGGTCGGCAAGTCCATCTTGAACCGCAGTTCGAAGACCAACATCGGCGAACTGATGCTGAAGTACGGCGGCGGCGGCCATGCCAATGCCGGCACCTGCCAGGTCGACAACGACGAATCCGAAGCGGTGCTGAAGGATCTGATCGCCAAGATGATCGCGGACGGCTAGAGTCGATCCGAAGTCAGAAGGAGTACGGATGAGCTGGAACCGCCTGTCGCGGGCGTTGGTGCTGGCGGCGAGCTTCGCCGCCGGGGCTGTCCTGCCGTCCCTGGTCGGCTGCTCGGGCGGCGACTCTCCCTTCGCCGTCGGGCGGGTGGCCGGGCTGTTTTCCGGCGATGCGCTGTCCCTGGACGCCGAGGGCGAGCGGCAGCTCAAGCGTTTCGAGGAGACCTACCGGGGCTACGTCAAGCCCAAGGACGACGGCCAGGCGGGGCGGCAACTCAAGCATTTCTCGGACGCCTTCAAGCGGGTGCGGGCCAACTACGTCCATCCGGTGGCCGACCGCGAGCTGATCGAGGCGGCGATCAAGGGCGTCAAGGACAAGAACCCGGACCCCAAGTCCATGGACCCGGCGGTCCTGGTGGAAACGGCGTTGGACGCCATGCTGACGTCCCTGGACCCCCATTCCGGCTACCTCAATCCCGACGAGTTCAAGGAAGTGGGCGTCGCCACCAAGGGCGAATTCGGCGGCCTGGGGATCGAGGTCTCCAGCGAGGACGGCTACGTCAAGGTCATCGCCCCCATGGAGGAAACTCCGGCGGCGCGGGCCGGCATCAAGACGGGCGACCTGATCACCCACCTGGATGGGCAGTCGATCAAGGACATCCAGTTGGCCGACGCGGTCAAGCGCATGCGGGGCAAGCCGGGCACCAAGATCCGTCTGACCGTCAAGCGGGGCGAACAGGCGCCTTTCGACGTGACCCTGATCCGGGCGGTCATCGAGGTGAAGGCGGCCCGCTGGCGGCTGGAAGGCGACGTGGGCTACCTGCGGGTGACCCGGTTCAACGCGAAGCTGGAAGAAACCGTTTCCCAAGCCATCGACGACATCCGGGCCAAGGCGGGCGGCAAGCTGCGCGGCATGGTGCTCGACCTGCGCAACAATCCCGGTGGCCTGCTCGACCAGTCGGTGGCGCTGGCCGACGCCTTTCTGGATCACGGGACGGTGGTCAGCGTGCGCGGCCGCGACAAGGACGACAGCCGTTCCTACGATGCGGGCGGCGGCGACGCGGCGCCGGGGCTGCCGCTGGTGGTCCTGATCAACGGCGGCTCCGCTTCCGCTTCCGAGATTGTGGCCGGGGCCTTGCAGGACCAGCGCCGGGCCGTGGTCATGGGGACCCGTTCCTTCGGCAAGGGCTCGGTGCAGACCATCCTGCCCTTGCCGGTGGAAGGCGGCCTGCGCCTGACCACCCAGCTCTACTACACGCCGTCAGGGCGCGCCATCCAGGCCCTGGGCGTGGAACCCGACATCGCCGTAACCTCGCCGGAGGACCCGGAAAAGCAGGCCAAGCGCCGCCGCGAGGCCGACCTGCCCCATGCCATTCCGGCGCAGAACGAAGCCGCCAGCCGGACCCGCGCCACCCTCGCCGAAGCCGACTGCCCGCTGGCCAAGGACGGCGACAAGGAAGACCGGATGCTGGGCTGCGCCCTGGACCTGGTCCGCGCCGGTTCCGCCGAGGCCTACCTCAGCCACCGCCGCACCGCGCAGAAGTTCTGAACCTAAATCCGGCGGTTTGGGTCCGCTGATGAATTACCGCCCTAATTTGGAGCGTGCGCCAAAATGGTGTAGTTCCAATCGCCATGGCACTCATGGCGTTGGATGTTGATTTCGGCCATCTCTGCGGCGATGACCTATACGCCGGCGGGATAGGGTCTCGGACTGGACCTTGAGGACGGCCTGTGTGGTGGTGGCGGCACTCAGTTGGACGATGGCTTGGTAGCTGACCAGCGGTCGGGCACGCCAATTCTGGGTGATGAACGAGAAGCGGCGGTGTTCGATCTTGTTCCATCTGCTGGTGCCAGTCGTCCAGGACCGACCCGCCCGGGCGGCCGTCCCGCCACCAGTGGACCAGTCCTTCCCCCGACATGAGATGACGGGCAACGAAGCGCCAGGCATCCTCGGCCGCCGCGATCCAGCCCGGCTCTCCCAGCGCCACGCCGGCCTCGGCCAGGGCGGCGATGGCAAGGCCGTTGGCATCGGCCAGCAACTTGTCGTCCAGGCGGGGCCGCGCCTTGCGCACGGCCCGGAACCGAACCCGCCGCCGGGCAGGCGCATGTCGTCGAGAAGGAAATGGACCGTGCCCCGGATGCGGTCCTCCAGAAGGGGGGGAGCAGGTCTCCTTCCAGACCTCCACCAGGAGCGACAGCATCGCGGCGTGAGGTCCAGCATCTTCTCGAAATGGGGCTCCCGCCAAGCGGCATCGACCGCGTAGCGGAAGAACCCGCCGCCCACATGGTCGTAGAGGCCTCCCAGGGCCATTCGCTCCAGGCTCAGGGTCACGATCTCCCGCCAGTCCGCACAGCCCTCGCGCCGGGATGCCCGCCACAGGGCCAGAAGGGCGGGAAGGCGCGGATGCTTGGGCGCCGCACCGAAACCGCCCTCGAAGGGATCGGCCTCGGCAGCCAGGCGGGTCAAGGCGTCCCCTCCGGAGGCGGGGTGGCGCTTTCCGGTATCGGCCACCGTCTTTCCTTGGCGATGGAGAGCCACGGCTTGGTCCAGAACCTCGCGGAAGGACGGTATGCCGCCGCGTGGATCGGGCGGAAAGTAGCCGCCGCCCAGGATCGGCCGGCCGTCGGGGGCAAGGAACATGGTCAAAGGCCGGCCGGTCTGCATGTAAACGGTGTCATTGTGCACCTCGACCCAGTCGCCGCTCTCGATGCCCCGGCTGGCCGCGTCCTTGGTGTTGATGACCAGGAAGTTATCCGGCCAGCGCTGGGAGAGATAGGGCTTGCCCTTGCCGACGCCGGTGGGCTACTTGGCCCCTTCGGTCGAGAAGCGCTCGGCGCTCGGCATGCTGTTCTCCTCGACCCGTTTTCCCGGCCGCGCGCCTCCGGGGTACGTCGCGCTCACCGCCTTTGTGGGGGGGCGCCCGCCAACCGGAGCCGGCCCGTCTGCCCGTCCCCGAACTGAAGGCTCTCGCCATGGGGGAGGCTCGGGCGTTGCTGGGCGTCACCGGCCCCCCGGTCGTCGCCCGCAGCCGTTACTGGATGCGCGGCCTGCCCCAGTACGGGATGGACCATGCCGTAAGGCTGGAAACCCTGCGCGGCCTGGAGGAATCCCATGCCGGCCTGTTCGTCACCGGGAACTTCCTGGCCGGCATGTCCACCACGGCCTGCATCGCCCAGGATTTGGCCACCGCCCGGCGGGCAGCCGCCTATCTCGGCGACGGAGAAATGCCAAGCTCCTTGACGGGGGGCATGAAAATGGTCATCAATCGATGACATATCGGATGCGCCTGAAGGAGCCCAATGGCGATGCGCACGACGCTGGCCCTCGACGACGAACTGCTGTCCAAGGCCCAGGCCTTCACGGGATTGACGGAAAAGACGGCGCTGGTCCGGGAAGCTCTCAAAGCGCTCATCGAGCGCGAGAGCGCGCGGCGACTGGCCCGGCTCGGCGGCAGCGAGCCGGATCTGGCGCCGCCGCCCCGGCGACGGAAACCGGCGTGATCCTGGTCGATACATCGGTCTGGGTCGATCATCTCCGCGCGGGCGATGCCGGGCTGGCTACGCTTCTCGGCAGGGGGGAGGTCCTGACCCATCCCTTCGTGATCGGCGAAATCGCCCTCGGCGGGTTGCGGCACCGCCACCAAGTTCTCGACGCTTTGGGGAATCTTCCCCAGGTTTGCGTCGCGACCGACCGGGAGGCGCTTCACTTCATCGACCGCCACAAGATACATGGCCTGGGAGTCGGCTATGTCGATGTCCATCTACTGGCCGCCGTCAAGCTGACGGCCGAGGCTGCGCTGTGGACGCGGGACAGGAATCTTCTCCGGGTTGCCGCTCGTCTGGACCTTGCCGCGACTCTTTCCTGACGAGCCAGGGGGGCCGGTTCCGCAGCATGAATTCCGGCGTGATCTCGACCAGCCCCTCCGCCGCCGCGATGCCATCCTGGGCCCCCAGCCAGGCGCCCTTGCGGCCCCGCAGGTCGTCGTGAAACCCCGGATCGGTGGAATCCCGCCCCAGCCGCCTTGAGGGAAATGGCCCGCGCCTCATCCAGGAGGGTTCCGTTGGTTCCGATCACCGGCATCAGCTCCCGCGAGGCGCAAGCCCCAACCAGAACCTCCAGGTCGGCGCGCAGCAGCGGCTCCCCGCCGGTCAGCACGACCATGGCCCCGGGCGCCGAACGGGCCAGGCCGTCGATGACCGCCAGGGCCTCGTCCGGCGTCATCTCCCCCTCGCCGCCGGCCCGCCGCTGCTCGGCGTCGAGGTAGCAGGCCAGGTTGCAGGCCCGAGTCAGGTTCCAGGAGACCAGCCGGACACCAAGCCGTCGAAGCTGCTCGAAGGCCCGCTCCTCAATCCTCCCCGGCCAGCATCTCCCGGACGGCGGTGCCGAGGACCGGCAGATGTTCGCGAACGATCTCCTTGAGGAGGCCGGGATCGACGCGGTGATAGGCGTGGCGGAGCTCGTTGCCGAGGTCGGCGACCTTGCGCCATGCGATATTCGGATACCGCCCCTTCCGCTCGTTTGGAATGTGGCGGCTCGCCTCGGAGACGATCTCCAGTTCGCGCTCGATGGCCCGATAGACCGTCGGATTGGTCTCGAAACCGTCCAGCGGCACCAGCCGCAAGTGGCCCTCGACGGCCTCGATGGCATCCGCGATGTCGATCAGGCGGGCCTTCAGGGACCGGAAAGCCATCAGAACACCCTTTCCGCTTCGGCCTCGATGGCCTCCTTGAGGGCCGGGTGCAGGGAGCGGCGGGTCGCGATATCGACAGGCACGTGGATGGAATCCTCCAGGAAATACCGGATTTCCAGGAGGTCGAACAACGAGAAGCGGCCCGATTCCTCCGCGGAGGCGGGCCTCCCTGGCCCTCAGTTCGGAGATGGCGGTTCGACGGTCCATGGGCCGAGTATACGGCCGGCCGGCCGGCGTCCTCAAGCCCTCCGGCCCCTCTTGTTCTACTCCTCCTCGTCCTCGGCGACGCCGTACTGCTTCAGCTTGTTGCGCAACGTCAGCCGGGATATGTCGAGGCGCTTGGCGGCCAGGGTGGTATCGGCGAGATCGGCGCGGCGCCGCCCGATACGGATGGCCCGCTTCAGCAGCGCCATGATGGCCGGCGCCAGGGCGACATCGCCGCTGTCGATCACATACTGAATATCGCGCGGCAGGGGAGCAAGGCAGACCTGATGATCCTTGGCCGCCCACCCCATCTGGGCGCCGAGGCGGTCGGACACCCAGAAATCGGGCCGGACCCCCGATTTTCGCCCCGATTTTGTGATTTTCAGGCCGTAGCGCCCGCAACCGCG
This Magnetospirillum sp. WYHS-4 DNA region includes the following protein-coding sequences:
- a CDS encoding DUF86 domain-containing protein, encoding MAFRSLKARLIDIADAIEAVEGHLRLVPLDGFETNPTVYRAIERELEIVSEASRHIPNERKGRYPNIAWRKVADLGNELRHAYHRVDPGLLKEIVREHLPVLGTAVREMLAGED
- a CDS encoding type II toxin-antitoxin system VapB family antitoxin translates to MRTTLALDDELLSKAQAFTGLTEKTALVREALKALIERESARRLARLGGSEPDLAPPPRRRKPA
- a CDS encoding S41 family peptidase, with translation MSWNRLSRALVLAASFAAGAVLPSLVGCSGGDSPFAVGRVAGLFSGDALSLDAEGERQLKRFEETYRGYVKPKDDGQAGRQLKHFSDAFKRVRANYVHPVADRELIEAAIKGVKDKNPDPKSMDPAVLVETALDAMLTSLDPHSGYLNPDEFKEVGVATKGEFGGLGIEVSSEDGYVKVIAPMEETPAARAGIKTGDLITHLDGQSIKDIQLADAVKRMRGKPGTKIRLTVKRGEQAPFDVTLIRAVIEVKAARWRLEGDVGYLRVTRFNAKLEETVSQAIDDIRAKAGGKLRGMVLDLRNNPGGLLDQSVALADAFLDHGTVVSVRGRDKDDSRSYDAGGGDAAPGLPLVVLINGGSASASEIVAGALQDQRRAVVMGTRSFGKGSVQTILPLPVEGGLRLTTQLYYTPSGRAIQALGVEPDIAVTSPEDPEKQAKRRREADLPHAIPAQNEAASRTRATLAEADCPLAKDGDKEDRMLGCALDLVRAGSAEAYLSHRRTAQKF
- a CDS encoding hemerythrin domain-containing protein, whose product is MFYLRLPILQTLHEEHMSVLALLERLETYLGKRDAGSPPSAGDGETAALLGDLVASMEGEISHHYSFEEQHLFPRFMELAGPGIPMMLKDEHDSIRPVAKRLADLGRAAQAGAFDAATWKEFHELGLEMVEREVFHVQKEEMGFLPALDQMLPPDAGPALADAYAALKKG
- a CDS encoding exopolyphosphatase, translating into MSEKKFRLVTRSDFDGLACAVLLKELDMINEIKFVHPKDMQDGTILISDSDITTNLPYVKGVHLAFDHHLSETIRLGERAANHIIEAEAPSAARVVYNYYGGKKAFPTVSDAMMDAVDKGDSAQFSREEILDPQGWVLMNFLMDARTGLGRFKEFRISNYQLMMQLIDYCRNHDIGQILALPDVKERVDLYMEHREPFRRQLERCATVHGNVVVLDLRKEDTIYAGNRFMIYALHPQTNISIHALWGLNKLNTVFAVGKSILNRSSKTNIGELMLKYGGGGHANAGTCQVDNDESEAVLKDLIAKMIADG
- a CDS encoding PIN domain-containing protein, which translates into the protein MILVDTSVWVDHLRAGDAGLATLLGRGEVLTHPFVIGEIALGGLRHRHQVLDALGNLPQVCVATDREALHFIDRHKIHGLGVGYVDVHLLAAVKLTAEAALWTRDRNLLRVAARLDLAATLS
- a CDS encoding DUF2249 domain-containing protein — its product is MTRFTVSDPVARVMAVRPAALEELRRRFPALGCFADPALAGEVTLGEAAHMAEVGPLSLVAFVNGEADGLGATQDEAETVPSWMGEAAAQDIPLDVRPQIAAGEDPRDRIVGLARAVPERGYLSILAPFDPLPLRRLLGGAGFSSHARREAPGRWRVVFHRDGGGMSPSHPVAPLDMAVLDLRRMEAPGPLVAILSRIDSGQGRGGPFEVLLARDPIFLYPELAERGWQAEALPASDGGVRLRLSKAEGA